Proteins from a genomic interval of Rattus norvegicus strain BN/NHsdMcwi chromosome 2, GRCr8, whole genome shotgun sequence:
- the C2h1orf54 gene encoding uncharacterized protein C1orf54 homolog isoform X6, translating to MDVLFIALLVAPLVLGQEYEDEEQLEEVDYYQVSYYYYTVTPNYDDFNVNFTVDYSAFESEDRLNSLNEEVTTTEAVETSASSYSLHTEPVDHQNPVTTKPVTMKPVTTKPVTTKQVTTKQVTTESSPDQNDAISALQSPVSCLLLWILLQGGVHFM from the exons ATGGATGTCCTCTTTATAGCCCTCCTTGTGGCACCACTTGTCCTGG GGCAGGAATATGAGGATGAAGAACAGCTGGAAGAGGTTGATTACTATCAAGTGTCGTATTATTATTACACAGTGACCCCTAATTATG atGACTTTAATGTAAACTTCACTGTTGATTACTCCGCGTTTGAGTCAGAGGATAGGTTG AACAGTTTGAATGAGGAGGTAACAACAACAGAAGCGGTGGAGACTAGCGCTTCCTCGTACAGTCTTCATACCGAACCTGTGGACCATCAGAATCCTGTAACCACGAAACCAGTGACTATGAAACCAGTGACCACGAAACCAGTGACTACCAAACAAGTGACTACAAAACAAGTGACCACAGAATCA AGTCCAGATCAGAATGATGCCATATCCGCTCTGCAGAGTCCTGTGTCCTGTCTTCTGTTATGGATCCTCCTTCAAGGAGGGGTGCATTTTATGTAG
- the C2h1orf54 gene encoding uncharacterized protein C1orf54 homolog isoform X5 has product MAMVFYYKWDSRKDAKRGQEYEDEEQLEEVDYYQVSYYYYTVTPNYDDFNVNFTVDYSAFESEDRLNSLNEEVTTTEAVETSASSYSLHTEPVDHQNPVTTKPVTMKPVTTKPVTTKQVTTKQVTTESQSPDQNDAISALQSPVSCLLLWILLQGGVHFM; this is encoded by the exons ATGGCAATG GTCTTTTACTATAAATGGGATTCGAGAAAAGATGCAAAGAGAG GGCAGGAATATGAGGATGAAGAACAGCTGGAAGAGGTTGATTACTATCAAGTGTCGTATTATTATTACACAGTGACCCCTAATTATG atGACTTTAATGTAAACTTCACTGTTGATTACTCCGCGTTTGAGTCAGAGGATAGGTTG AACAGTTTGAATGAGGAGGTAACAACAACAGAAGCGGTGGAGACTAGCGCTTCCTCGTACAGTCTTCATACCGAACCTGTGGACCATCAGAATCCTGTAACCACGAAACCAGTGACTATGAAACCAGTGACCACGAAACCAGTGACTACCAAACAAGTGACTACAAAACAAGTGACCACAGAATCA CAGAGTCCAGATCAGAATGATGCCATATCCGCTCTGCAGAGTCCTGTGTCCTGTCTTCTGTTATGGATCCTCCTTCAAGGAGGGGTGCATTTTATGTAG
- the C2h1orf54 gene encoding uncharacterized protein C1orf54 homolog isoform X1 produces the protein MDVLFIALLVAPLVLGKSPSDPGLLFQVFYYKWDSRKDAKRGQEYEDEEQLEEVDYYQVSYYYYTVTPNYDDFNVNFTVDYSAFESEDRLNSLNEEVTTTEAVETSASSYSLHTEPVDHQNPVTTKPVTMKPVTTKPVTTKQVTTKQVTTESQSPDQNDAISALQSPVSCLLLWILLQGGVHFM, from the exons ATGGATGTCCTCTTTATAGCCCTCCTTGTGGCACCACTTGTCCTGGGTAAGTCTCCTTCTGACCCTGGGCTTTTGTTCCAGGTCTTTTACTATAAATGGGATTCGAGAAAAGATGCAAAGAGAG GGCAGGAATATGAGGATGAAGAACAGCTGGAAGAGGTTGATTACTATCAAGTGTCGTATTATTATTACACAGTGACCCCTAATTATG atGACTTTAATGTAAACTTCACTGTTGATTACTCCGCGTTTGAGTCAGAGGATAGGTTG AACAGTTTGAATGAGGAGGTAACAACAACAGAAGCGGTGGAGACTAGCGCTTCCTCGTACAGTCTTCATACCGAACCTGTGGACCATCAGAATCCTGTAACCACGAAACCAGTGACTATGAAACCAGTGACCACGAAACCAGTGACTACCAAACAAGTGACTACAAAACAAGTGACCACAGAATCA CAGAGTCCAGATCAGAATGATGCCATATCCGCTCTGCAGAGTCCTGTGTCCTGTCTTCTGTTATGGATCCTCCTTCAAGGAGGGGTGCATTTTATGTAG
- the C2h1orf54 gene encoding uncharacterized protein C1orf54 homolog isoform 1 precursor (isoform 1 precursor is encoded by transcript variant 1), with the protein MDVLFIALLVAPLVLGQEYEDEEQLEEVDYYQVSYYYYTVTPNYDDFNVNFTVDYSAFESEDRLNSLNEEVTTTEAVETSASSYSLHTEPVDHQNPVTTKPVTMKPVTTKPVTTKQQSPDQNDAISALQSPVSCLLLWILLQGGVHFM; encoded by the exons ATGGATGTCCTCTTTATAGCCCTCCTTGTGGCACCACTTGTCCTGG GGCAGGAATATGAGGATGAAGAACAGCTGGAAGAGGTTGATTACTATCAAGTGTCGTATTATTATTACACAGTGACCCCTAATTATG atGACTTTAATGTAAACTTCACTGTTGATTACTCCGCGTTTGAGTCAGAGGATAGGTTG AACAGTTTGAATGAGGAGGTAACAACAACAGAAGCGGTGGAGACTAGCGCTTCCTCGTACAGTCTTCATACCGAACCTGTGGACCATCAGAATCCTGTAACCACGAAACCAGTGACTATGAAACCAGTGACCACGAAACCAGTGACTACCAAACAA CAGAGTCCAGATCAGAATGATGCCATATCCGCTCTGCAGAGTCCTGTGTCCTGTCTTCTGTTATGGATCCTCCTTCAAGGAGGGGTGCATTTTATGTAG
- the Aph1a gene encoding gamma-secretase subunit APH-1A isoform X1, translating to MGAAVFFGCTFVAFGPAFALFLITVAGDPLRVIILVAGAFFWLVSLLLASVVWFILVHVTDRSDARLQYGLLIFGAAVSVLLQEVFRFAYYKLLKKADEGLASLSEDGRSPISIRQMAYVSGLSFGIISGVFSVINILADALGPGVVGIHGDSPYYFLTSAFLTAAIILLHTFWGVVFFDACERRRYWALGLVVGSHLLTSGLTFLNPWYEASLLPIYAVTVSMGLWAFVTAGGSLRSIQRSLSCRRQEDSRVMVYSALRIPPED from the exons ATGGGGGCTGCTGTGTTTTTCGGATGCACCTTCGTCGCGTTCGGCCCAGCCTTCGCCCTTTTCCTGATTACTGTAGCCGGAGACCCTCTTCGGGTTATCATCCTGGTGGCGGG AGCCTTTTTCTGGCTGGTTTCCCTGCTCTTGGCCTCTGTGGTCTGGTTCATCTTGGTCCATGTGACAGACCGATCAGATGCACGGCTCCAGTATGGCCTCCTGATTTTTGGTGCTGCTGTCTCTGTCCTTCTACAGGAAGTGTTCCGTTTTGCCTACTACAAGCTCCTTAA GAAGGCAGATGAGGGCTTAGCATCACTAAGTGAGGACGGAAGATCGCCCATCTCCATCCGACAGATGGCCTATG ttTCTGGTCTGTCCTTCGGTATCATCAGTGGTGTCTTCTCTGTTATCAATATTTTGGCTGATGCACTTGGGCCAGGTGTGGTTGGGATCCATGGAGACTCACCCTATTACTTCCTGACTTCAG CTTTTCTGACAGCAGCCATTATCCTGCTCCATACCTTTTGGGGAGTTGTGTTCTTTGATGCCTGTGAGAGGAGACGGTACTGGGCTTTGGGCCTGGTAGTTGGGAGTCACCTTCTGACTTCAGGACTG ACATTCCTGAACCCctggtatgaggccagcctgctgcCCATCTATGCAGTCACCGTTTCCATGGGGCTCTGGGCATTCGTCACAGCCGGAGGCTCCCTCCGGAGTATCCAGCGCAGCCTTTCGT GCCGACGGCAGGAGGACAGTCGGGTGATGGTGTACTCTGCCCTGCGCATCCCACCCGAGGACTGA
- the C2h1orf54 gene encoding uncharacterized protein C1orf54 homolog isoform 2 precursor (isoform 2 precursor is encoded by transcript variant 2), with protein sequence MDVLFIALLVAPLVLGQEYEDEEQLEEVDYYQVSYYYYTVTPNYDDFNVNFTVDYSAFESEDRLNSLNEEVTTTEAVETSASSYSLHTEPVDHQNPVTTKPVTMKPVTTKPVTTKQSPDQNDAISALQSPVSCLLLWILLQGGVHFM encoded by the exons ATGGATGTCCTCTTTATAGCCCTCCTTGTGGCACCACTTGTCCTGG GGCAGGAATATGAGGATGAAGAACAGCTGGAAGAGGTTGATTACTATCAAGTGTCGTATTATTATTACACAGTGACCCCTAATTATG atGACTTTAATGTAAACTTCACTGTTGATTACTCCGCGTTTGAGTCAGAGGATAGGTTG AACAGTTTGAATGAGGAGGTAACAACAACAGAAGCGGTGGAGACTAGCGCTTCCTCGTACAGTCTTCATACCGAACCTGTGGACCATCAGAATCCTGTAACCACGAAACCAGTGACTATGAAACCAGTGACCACGAAACCAGTGACTACCAAACAA AGTCCAGATCAGAATGATGCCATATCCGCTCTGCAGAGTCCTGTGTCCTGTCTTCTGTTATGGATCCTCCTTCAAGGAGGGGTGCATTTTATGTAG
- the C2h1orf54 gene encoding uncharacterized protein C1orf54 homolog isoform X2, whose product MDVLFIALLVAPLVLGKSPSDPGLLFQVFYYKWDSRKDAKRGQEYEDEEQLEEVDYYQVSYYYYTVTPNYDDFNVNFTVDYSAFESEDRLNSLNEEVTTTEAVETSASSYSLHTEPVDHQNPVTTKPVTMKPVTTKPVTTKQVTTKQVTTESSPDQNDAISALQSPVSCLLLWILLQGGVHFM is encoded by the exons ATGGATGTCCTCTTTATAGCCCTCCTTGTGGCACCACTTGTCCTGGGTAAGTCTCCTTCTGACCCTGGGCTTTTGTTCCAGGTCTTTTACTATAAATGGGATTCGAGAAAAGATGCAAAGAGAG GGCAGGAATATGAGGATGAAGAACAGCTGGAAGAGGTTGATTACTATCAAGTGTCGTATTATTATTACACAGTGACCCCTAATTATG atGACTTTAATGTAAACTTCACTGTTGATTACTCCGCGTTTGAGTCAGAGGATAGGTTG AACAGTTTGAATGAGGAGGTAACAACAACAGAAGCGGTGGAGACTAGCGCTTCCTCGTACAGTCTTCATACCGAACCTGTGGACCATCAGAATCCTGTAACCACGAAACCAGTGACTATGAAACCAGTGACCACGAAACCAGTGACTACCAAACAAGTGACTACAAAACAAGTGACCACAGAATCA AGTCCAGATCAGAATGATGCCATATCCGCTCTGCAGAGTCCTGTGTCCTGTCTTCTGTTATGGATCCTCCTTCAAGGAGGGGTGCATTTTATGTAG
- the Aph1a gene encoding gamma-secretase subunit APH-1A, with the protein MGAAVFFGCTFVAFGPAFALFLITVAGDPLRVIILVAGAFFWLVSLLLASVVWFILVHVTDRSDARLQYGLLIFGAAVSVLLQEVFRFAYYKLLKKADEGLASLSEDGRSPISIRQMAYVSGLSFGIISGVFSVINILADALGPGVVGIHGDSPYYFLTSAFLTAAIILLHTFWGVVFFDACERRRYWALGLVVGSHLLTSGLTFLNPWYEASLLPIYAVTVSMGLWAFVTAGGSLRSIQRSLSCKD; encoded by the exons ATGGGGGCTGCTGTGTTTTTCGGATGCACCTTCGTCGCGTTCGGCCCAGCCTTCGCCCTTTTCCTGATTACTGTAGCCGGAGACCCTCTTCGGGTTATCATCCTGGTGGCGGG AGCCTTTTTCTGGCTGGTTTCCCTGCTCTTGGCCTCTGTGGTCTGGTTCATCTTGGTCCATGTGACAGACCGATCAGATGCACGGCTCCAGTATGGCCTCCTGATTTTTGGTGCTGCTGTCTCTGTCCTTCTACAGGAAGTGTTCCGTTTTGCCTACTACAAGCTCCTTAA GAAGGCAGATGAGGGCTTAGCATCACTAAGTGAGGACGGAAGATCGCCCATCTCCATCCGACAGATGGCCTATG ttTCTGGTCTGTCCTTCGGTATCATCAGTGGTGTCTTCTCTGTTATCAATATTTTGGCTGATGCACTTGGGCCAGGTGTGGTTGGGATCCATGGAGACTCACCCTATTACTTCCTGACTTCAG CTTTTCTGACAGCAGCCATTATCCTGCTCCATACCTTTTGGGGAGTTGTGTTCTTTGATGCCTGTGAGAGGAGACGGTACTGGGCTTTGGGCCTGGTAGTTGGGAGTCACCTTCTGACTTCAGGACTG ACATTCCTGAACCCctggtatgaggccagcctgctgcCCATCTATGCAGTCACCGTTTCCATGGGGCTCTGGGCATTCGTCACAGCCGGAGGCTCCCTCCGGAGTATCCAGCGCAGCCTTTCGTGTAAGGACTGA
- the C2h1orf54 gene encoding uncharacterized protein C1orf54 homolog isoform X3 yields MVHKHCFHPPDRTGREEALFIYSLKKKSSPFPSHSHSDKKDHVPLGVKSNPAWQCDSAKSRMDVLFIALLVAPLVLGQEYEDEEQLEEVDYYQVSYYYYTVTPNYDDFNVNFTVDYSAFESEDRLNSLNEEVTTTEAVETSASSYSLHTEPVDHQNPVTTKPVTMKPVTTKPVTTKQVTTKQVTTESQSPDQNDAISALQSPVSCLLLWILLQGGVHFM; encoded by the exons ATGGTCCATAAACACTGCTTCCATCCTCCAGACAGGACAGGCAGAGAAGAGGCACTATTTATTTACAGtctaaaaaaaaagtcctcaccCTTCCCCTCTCATTCCCACAGTGATAAAAAGGATCATGTTCCCCTCGGAGTAAAGAGCAACCCTGCATGGCAATG TGATAGTGCAAAATCCAGAATGGATGTCCTCTTTATAGCCCTCCTTGTGGCACCACTTGTCCTGG GGCAGGAATATGAGGATGAAGAACAGCTGGAAGAGGTTGATTACTATCAAGTGTCGTATTATTATTACACAGTGACCCCTAATTATG atGACTTTAATGTAAACTTCACTGTTGATTACTCCGCGTTTGAGTCAGAGGATAGGTTG AACAGTTTGAATGAGGAGGTAACAACAACAGAAGCGGTGGAGACTAGCGCTTCCTCGTACAGTCTTCATACCGAACCTGTGGACCATCAGAATCCTGTAACCACGAAACCAGTGACTATGAAACCAGTGACCACGAAACCAGTGACTACCAAACAAGTGACTACAAAACAAGTGACCACAGAATCA CAGAGTCCAGATCAGAATGATGCCATATCCGCTCTGCAGAGTCCTGTGTCCTGTCTTCTGTTATGGATCCTCCTTCAAGGAGGGGTGCATTTTATGTAG
- the Ciart gene encoding circadian-associated transcriptional repressor isoform X2 has protein sequence MGRFDRGLSSFQQSVAMDRIQRIVGVLQKPHMGERYLGTLLQVEGMLKTWFPHIAAQKSSLGGSRHQISKHFPSHHSDSGASSPAPLIGKMGQTQLGHLVLKPKQPWHLTGWPAMNLTWIHDTPICNPPLGSQGSTSGHSPNGTGASIGVILVLQKGGQPFTHSAPGTPIPPTTLSPVLPGDLRKLSGEEPRCHSLPVTLPSDWRCILCPPVLPTADREVTTGHQSHR, from the exons ATGGGTCGCTTTGACAGAG GATTAAGTAGCTTCCAACAGAGCGTGGCCATGGACCGGATCCAGCGTATAGTGGGTGTTTTACAGAAGCCTCATATGGG AGAGCGTTATCTAGGAACCCTGCTGCAGGTGGAAGGCATGCTAAAGACTTGGTTTCCTCATATAGCTGCCCAGAAATCATCCTTAGGAGGAAGCAGGCATCAGATAAGCAAG CACTTCCCTAGCCACCACAGTGATTCAGGTGCTTCTTCTCCTGCGCCTCTCATAGGGAAGATGGGCCAGACACAGCTGGGACATTTAGTTTTGAAACCAAAGCAGCCTTGGCATCTCACAGGATGGCCGGCTATGAACCTCACCTGGATCCATGACACTCCAATTTGTAACCCTCCCCTCGGTTCCCAAGGCTCCACCTCTGGCCACAGCCCCAACGGCACTGGAGCCAGCATTGGCGTCATCCTTGTCCTCCAGAAAGGAGGACAGCCCTTCACCCATTCTGCCCCGGGCactccaatcccaccaactacACTGTCTCCTGTCCTCCCTGGTGATCTGAGGAAACTGTCGGGAGAGGAGCCTCGCTGCCACAGTTTGCCAGTAACGCTGCCATCAGACTGGAGGTGCATCCTTTGTCCCCCTGTCCTACCTACCGCAGATCGAGAGGTGACTACAGGACACCAGAGCCACAGATGA
- the C2h1orf54 gene encoding uncharacterized protein C1orf54 homolog isoform X4, with product MVHKHCFHPPDRTGREEALFIYSLKKKSSPFPSHSHSDKKDHVPLGVKSNPAWQCDSAKSRMDVLFIALLVAPLVLGQEYEDEEQLEEVDYYQVSYYYYTVTPNYDDFNVNFTVDYSAFESEDRLNSLNEEVTTTEAVETSASSYSLHTEPVDHQNPVTTKPVTMKPVTTKPVTTKQVTTKQVTTESSPDQNDAISALQSPVSCLLLWILLQGGVHFM from the exons ATGGTCCATAAACACTGCTTCCATCCTCCAGACAGGACAGGCAGAGAAGAGGCACTATTTATTTACAGtctaaaaaaaaagtcctcaccCTTCCCCTCTCATTCCCACAGTGATAAAAAGGATCATGTTCCCCTCGGAGTAAAGAGCAACCCTGCATGGCAATG TGATAGTGCAAAATCCAGAATGGATGTCCTCTTTATAGCCCTCCTTGTGGCACCACTTGTCCTGG GGCAGGAATATGAGGATGAAGAACAGCTGGAAGAGGTTGATTACTATCAAGTGTCGTATTATTATTACACAGTGACCCCTAATTATG atGACTTTAATGTAAACTTCACTGTTGATTACTCCGCGTTTGAGTCAGAGGATAGGTTG AACAGTTTGAATGAGGAGGTAACAACAACAGAAGCGGTGGAGACTAGCGCTTCCTCGTACAGTCTTCATACCGAACCTGTGGACCATCAGAATCCTGTAACCACGAAACCAGTGACTATGAAACCAGTGACCACGAAACCAGTGACTACCAAACAAGTGACTACAAAACAAGTGACCACAGAATCA AGTCCAGATCAGAATGATGCCATATCCGCTCTGCAGAGTCCTGTGTCCTGTCTTCTGTTATGGATCCTCCTTCAAGGAGGGGTGCATTTTATGTAG
- the Ciart gene encoding circadian-associated transcriptional repressor isoform X1 encodes MDSPSSVSSYSSSSLSPSFSTSPVNSDFSFPSDNEREGMRTRELRPDTVGQRGGSRPSPGPIRCRHRPRVSSNQHTASHLEQQGSEVKRSRDGELETSLNTQGCTTEGDLLFAQKCKELQGFIRPLTDLLNGLKMGRFDRGLSSFQQSVAMDRIQRIVGVLQKPHMGERYLGTLLQVEGMLKTWFPHIAAQKSSLGGSRHQISKHFPSHHSDSGASSPAPLIGKMGQTQLGHLVLKPKQPWHLTGWPAMNLTWIHDTPICNPPLGSQGSTSGHSPNGTGASIGVILVLQKGGQPFTHSAPGTPIPPTTLSPVLPGDLRKLSGEEPRCHSLPVTLPSDWRCILCPPVLPTADREVTTGHQSHR; translated from the exons ATGGATTCTCCATCTAGCGTTTcttcttattcctcctcctctctctccccgtcATTTTCCACGTCCCCTGTGAACAGTGACTTTAGCTTCCCATCTGATAATGAGAGGGAGGGCATGCGCACCCGTGAGCTCAGGCCagacactgtggggcagagaggAGGTTCCAGGCCCAGTCCAGGCCCCATCCGCTGCCGACACCGACCCAGGGTTTCTAGTAACCAACATACAGCATCTCACCTGGAACAGCAAGGATCTGAAGTCAAAAGATCAAGAGACGGTGAATTGGAGACAAGTCTAAACACCCAGGGATGTACTACAGAGGGAGACCTGCTCTTTGCTCAAAAG TGTAAAGAACTCCAAGGGTTCATACGGCCCCTCACAGACCTACTGAACGGATTAAAAATGGGTCGCTTTGACAGAG GATTAAGTAGCTTCCAACAGAGCGTGGCCATGGACCGGATCCAGCGTATAGTGGGTGTTTTACAGAAGCCTCATATGGG AGAGCGTTATCTAGGAACCCTGCTGCAGGTGGAAGGCATGCTAAAGACTTGGTTTCCTCATATAGCTGCCCAGAAATCATCCTTAGGAGGAAGCAGGCATCAGATAAGCAAG CACTTCCCTAGCCACCACAGTGATTCAGGTGCTTCTTCTCCTGCGCCTCTCATAGGGAAGATGGGCCAGACACAGCTGGGACATTTAGTTTTGAAACCAAAGCAGCCTTGGCATCTCACAGGATGGCCGGCTATGAACCTCACCTGGATCCATGACACTCCAATTTGTAACCCTCCCCTCGGTTCCCAAGGCTCCACCTCTGGCCACAGCCCCAACGGCACTGGAGCCAGCATTGGCGTCATCCTTGTCCTCCAGAAAGGAGGACAGCCCTTCACCCATTCTGCCCCGGGCactccaatcccaccaactacACTGTCTCCTGTCCTCCCTGGTGATCTGAGGAAACTGTCGGGAGAGGAGCCTCGCTGCCACAGTTTGCCAGTAACGCTGCCATCAGACTGGAGGTGCATCCTTTGTCCCCCTGTCCTACCTACCGCAGATCGAGAGGTGACTACAGGACACCAGAGCCACAGATGA
- the C2h1orf54 gene encoding uncharacterized protein C1orf54 homolog isoform 3 precursor (isoform 3 precursor is encoded by transcript variant 3), whose translation MDVLFIALLVAPLVLGQEYEDEEQLEEVDYYQVSYYYYTVTPNYDDFNVNFTVDYSAFESEDRLNSLNEEVTTTEAVETSASSYSLHTEPVDHQNPVTTKPVTMKPVTTKPVTTKQVTTKQVTTESQSPDQNDAISALQSPVSCLLLWILLQGGVHFM comes from the exons ATGGATGTCCTCTTTATAGCCCTCCTTGTGGCACCACTTGTCCTGG GGCAGGAATATGAGGATGAAGAACAGCTGGAAGAGGTTGATTACTATCAAGTGTCGTATTATTATTACACAGTGACCCCTAATTATG atGACTTTAATGTAAACTTCACTGTTGATTACTCCGCGTTTGAGTCAGAGGATAGGTTG AACAGTTTGAATGAGGAGGTAACAACAACAGAAGCGGTGGAGACTAGCGCTTCCTCGTACAGTCTTCATACCGAACCTGTGGACCATCAGAATCCTGTAACCACGAAACCAGTGACTATGAAACCAGTGACCACGAAACCAGTGACTACCAAACAAGTGACTACAAAACAAGTGACCACAGAATCA CAGAGTCCAGATCAGAATGATGCCATATCCGCTCTGCAGAGTCCTGTGTCCTGTCTTCTGTTATGGATCCTCCTTCAAGGAGGGGTGCATTTTATGTAG